TTCTGGATATGGGCTTGTGATGTGCTTGTGATCTTCATATATTTTATGGCCAAGTATTTTTATAGTGTTAAAAGATGAAGGGACAGAGGAACCCATTCATGCTGCAATTATCTCTTCAATAGTTCCATTGATTCCTAATTTGTAATATGTGATTTTGATTGAAGGGTATCATAGCAACTCAAGAATTCTATGGGTTTAAGTCGAATCCAGTAGTACTCAAACTTAATGGTGGTTGCGTTGATGTTGCTTGAGATGAAACTCTAATTAATGGTTAGAAACAAAATTCTGAAGCATTATGAATACATATATCATTGTAAATTCTCTATATTAAAAGTAATTTATCTCTATATATGTTTTAACGAGAAAAGAATCCTGCTCATTTCCGTGATTCTACGCCTAAACACAGTAAGCATGAAAAAACTGTGCTACTTCCTACCCAGATGCTTCTGCCCCTACATTTTTCATTGGCTTACATTCTAATGCAGTGGCCGAACAAGTAGACAGGATTATTTCACTCATGTTTTAATATAAAAACAAAACCCATATTGAATATCTAATAGaaattccaaaatggtgaaataaaagatgaaatttATATACGAAATTGTGATTGAGTTTATTACAATTTTGGTCCGTGCACatttttcacttcaatttttGTGGTTTACTTGGCCATTGATGGGCTGTATTTTCCAATTATGTATTTAACATCTCGGCCCAAGGTCATTTTATTTGGAACTCTGTTTttcccttgggtggaatgctGGATTGGGATCAGCGGCTCAGCTCAGCCCGGCCCATCTACAttccttttctcttattttatttgacTTTACTTTTCGAGATGCTCTTGCAGGACTAACCTTGGGCCCAATTTGGAGTTGGACCTCAGTCTggagtaaggatgtgaatttaaaatcgaaaccgtttatcgaaaccaaatcaagccgtttacatcgaaacagtgaaactgtttagtaaatggtttcaagtttcagaccGATTAACTAAACgggttgaaaccgaaccgaaccgttGGTTTGAAACCGAATTATTGAAACCGTGAAAATCGAATcgtttaaaccgtcaaaaccgATCTGATTAACCTAtctaaagattaaataaggtggttgcaaaatatcattagtatctcatttgattcaaagattgagtgttgCAAGCCTGCAGGCAATTCTAGAGGTAGGTTGTTCATCGTTTGGAatgccgattaaattaatccaacgcacTGAGTAGAACATATActgataaaaatgaaatttttgcttataccatggcatattaaatatatatttttaatattataacacattatttgggaggggggagaagaagaaaatcccattTGTAAGCATTACTTAATGACTTGTTAGATGCGCTTGAGACTTGTTAGATGCacttgagactattttctataaaaatattttcttttggttagttgtttggttgttttaataaaacataatggttacatttcacattctcaagattgaatcgtttatcaccaaaagcaaattttagtaaacatgtgaataaactagcaaaccgattgctaactgtttagaaaccgtatgaaATATACCGAAACTGTTTAAAATcatgaaaccgaaaccatttactaaatggttgcggtttTAGAAAGTGGAACTGGTTaataaatggtgcggttatggtttcagccaaaatatatgtgaatcgaattgaaccgaaccatttaaaccgaaatcaaaccaattaaaACCCTTAGTCTAGAGGTCCATTGATTAGTTACTGAGGGGACGAGGAAAGACAATGCGTAGGGAATTATGCTGGGACCCACATCATTTTCTCATTAGCACAATTTCCTACTCATCAAGGATTGAATTATCGGTATAGGTCAGGGCTAATACCAATATAATACCGATCCAAGATTGGCTGTATCCTCTGGATAATCAATAATACCcctatttttcattaatttttttttcacgaTTTTACTCCTGACACTGATATGATATCCGATCCTAAATAGGCCCGGTATTGGGATTGATCTCATCCGTATGATACAgccaatccaataccaataccaatacctaaaaccatgctaGGCATTGTCTTTATTCATCCTCTTCCTTGAAACCTCACCCCTCAATGGTTTAAGAAGACAGAACAGGGGTTCTATCGATCAAGAGCCTATTAGCAAAAACACGTTTAAAATAGAGTTTTTCATTTTAAAcgcattttctttttctaccgtttaaaacacgcgtttctattttttaccatttaaaacatgttttaccatatgcttcccaaagatatGGGAAAAAATAGCAAACTTCAAGTATTCCCATTCTAAACACGTTCCCCTTTTTATGacattttttaagacttgattttttaacataatgtctacttaattgaccatatatctctctcctgaaCTCTGATCGacctgattttgtcatcaaCTTGAAACTAACgcaatggactatatttctcatgatattaccgtcaactcaaattcaattcacaaACCCCGAAATCGAGCTATAAATCGACATATTtactgaaaaatatttctaaaatgATGACTCCTAATTCTAACTTAACATATATCACTTCGAGAGTGTGTTgattatgttgacaacaatgaacaacaccgTAACTTAGTTAGATTGCTCAATAAAAATTtagacatgtgtggtgtatgaatttagaattggtgttggatgatattcaatgacaTGTTTTAAAACAtataatgagacatgggatgtataggcattaatgttagatactgtagttgttttgaacactagATGCAGATATTAATATagtaattccttaatttatatggatatactaccatttttttagtctcatttgtttgaaatttacaCGTTTAAAATTCGTACCGTTTGTTTTCCAATTTTTACCGTTTCCCGCTTTTTTGACTGTTTATTTAACAATATCATTCGaaaaattttactgtttaaaacccatacaatccgtttctttttttttgccgtttcccctttttgctaactatgaatTCAAGACCATTACCTATCTGATCCCCGAGAGAAATAACCCTGTATTCAATTTAAAAACTGTTTTTTAAATTCatatttgggaaaattacatgattacccacttttaggtttctcttaacaaaattacccatcaaaagtttcagttaacaaaaatacccaaaattaggtttccctttacaaaattacccacttaaagtttaagttaacaaaaatacctaaaattgagtttgggtttacaaaactacccactcaaagttttagtcataaaaaaatacatgattatatgtggaagatgatgaatcactattttgggtagttttgtaaatccaaacctgattttgggtatttttgttaactaaaactttgggtgggtaattttgtaaactcaaacctaattttaggtacttttgttaaccaaaactttttgtgggtaattttgtaaaagaaaacccaaaaatgagtaatcatgtaattttcccttaatattttactttttatcCCTATATCCAATATCCAATAGGATATCAACTAAAAATTGAGATCCATCAAGGGCGATACCGATGGAATCCAAATCCTCAAAATATGCTTTCCAACTAAAAACAAAGTTAGGGaatttattttgagaaaaaacaaaaaaatttccgATGTCCATATACAGaagaatatgagagagagagagagagagagagagagagagagagagaggcatgtttagatcatttttcttcttcaaaacaaaatttttaataCAGACCAGAAGAGGTGTGTTTTTATTGACGCTGGTCCAATTCTATCAAGACTTCCATCACGCGGTCCGAAATTTGTTTCAGCAGAATGGACCAATCCCTGGAAGAaccagaaaatgaaaaaaaggttaAACATCTCAAGAAATCATAGTTTTGAAACTCGAAATTTTTTGTTACGTACCCTATGGACGAATCAAAAGAGATGCCCACCCTGCCCTTGGCTAGCTCAAGTGCCAATCTAAACCTATGCAGGTGCTTGGCCGGAAAACTTCCATTGTCCACAAGAACAAGAGCAGAGGGGTTGATATCATAGAAGATGGGAATGACCTTCTTCTTGCATTCCATCAAGAGAGCCAATTCATGGAGACAGTTTTCAGAAGTGCAGTAATTTGGAGAGATGAAGGCCACTCCAACCTTACAGTTCCGTATAGCTGTTTCAATGACCTCCTTGAGTTCATCCCCAGGCTTCATGCTCCTATAGTCCAGGAAGGGATTTAGTTTTAGGTGGAGGAAACGATCGTAAAGCAAGGCAGCCACGTTGCGCTTTGTGTCCACTCCACGGTGATTTATGAAGACATCAAATGGTGGTGGGGAGCTGCAAACAATTATCCTTGATTCAGATCCTTTCCAGCGGCGATAGACACCCAACGCGTATCTGAGGATTGAGAGCATCTTGGACACGCGCACACCGGTACTGGGCTTTCCAACACCAGGATGAGAGTGTTTGCCTTCTACTTCTACTAGTAAGGCGGGCCCTCCTCGCCTAGAATTGAAGATTACCTACGAGACCCTTAGAATATTgtttcttttatattatgaAGAAAAATAAGTGTTGACCACAACAATTGATTATTGACGCGGCTCTTTTCTCAAGTTTATCCACTGGAAAGTTGGAAAATTTTACCTACCATATTTTTACCCTAATTGTTGGGATTCAAATTGTTTGCAGTGAATAGTAAGGTACAATGATCATCCAGACACATGCCCAAGGGGTTCTCAGTCATCCGATATTCACTATACTAATGCACTGGTTGCAGATGATTTTCACGTCTTGATCATTGCCTTGATCATTGCCTTGATCATTGCCTCATTCATGTGAGATCATGATTGATCAGCTAGTATCAAAATTAATCTCAACCATTGCTAATACGATATGACTAATACGACCAATTCAATACCTATATCAATAACCATACATCTACCTAATTTGATTTCAGACACCAaaaccacccccccaccccccagagagagagatggacttAGAAGAATTTCTAGTGGTGACCCTaaattgagaaagagagagaggaacaattTTTGTTGGAtaatggattttaaaaatttctggTGGTGAATCTACAGAAAGAGTCGAGAGAGAGGAACAATTTTTGTTGGGTAATGGACTCAACAATTTCTGATGGTgactatagagagagagagaacaatttTTGTTGGGGTGAAGACTCTAGAGAGAGAAGAACAATTTTTGTTGGGTAATGGACTGAGAACAATTCCTGGTGGTGactctatagagagagagagagagagagagagagagagagagagagagagagagagtgcttgtCTATAGTCacataaaatttattaaatacTCTTATCAAAAAACTAAAGAacatattttattaaataataatttatcaCATGCGGACTTATAAACCTATTAAATACCGCATCTCTCATGACATCATGATCCAATTAACCTACTTGCTGCGCGTTAGTGGCAAAATTGTCTCTCTCCACAGCCGACGTTGGAAGCTGATAGCTGGTGTCCACCTCACCTCTATTTCCTGCAGTTTTCCTTTCAAATCGTAAACCGTTATGGTTGGTTTCAAAAGAAATATCAAGAGAATTAAGGCTCTTTGgtatcaaaaaaatttttttttgactgtATTTAGTATTTTTTATGGAgctgatttttatttaaaaaaaaatttataaaacataaaaacaaaaaaaaaaaatcgacaatcatgtgttttggtaaaaaatgattttcagttattctTATGGTGGATTTTGATGAGCATGTGCTTAAAGATTCAATATAGAgcggtaaagtagtcatttattttgtaattagaaatccaagcccttGCCCCCTCCtctttaatgcaaaagtgaagaaagagagttataaaaaaatgggtgaaaagaatatttctttaaaaaactatttCGCACAAAGAGATACCAAAcattttctcacaaaaaatcatttttgtcaaatagttaccaaaacatttttatgtctcaataaaaaatggttttcattaatgatttttgttaaatagataaaaaaaaaaaatgataccaaagagggccaagtgaaatttaaaaatagatttttgtCATTGTTATCTCCTGTGATTAATGTAATTGTATAAATAATAAatgtgttaattttttttttcatatttaataatgatacattttttcatataaattttattttatattttaaagcaAAAGGTTTTAgatgtaaaataaaatgaaacttaatatataaatatggaataatttggAGTTAATGACTACGTCACATAgggtaatgattaaaaaaatttcttttttaaatgtgaaaattttatttttcttccccttATTTTCCTTTGAAATCAAACAGAGCTTTtaggaaaacttttttttttattgaaagattatttgtattaaaaaaaaagagaaaaattataaaaaactgaaacccttcttcttccttttccctatGAATgcatattcttttttctctgcTCCAACTTTGCTGATAACCCATCTCCTttaatatctttttcttttaaaagtaACTAAAAAGACTTGTTCTACTTCGTGGCTATGTACTCAAGGTGGTTAGAACTTGATTACTCTATCAGTTTCAATCTTAATCTCTGTGGCTCTTATGTCTGAACACAGTTGGAGGCAAAATGACCCCCACCCCATGAAAGATATAAATTCTACCATTACTAATGTTTTTGCATGTGCTCCCATTAACCCCATGCTGCACGGGCCAAACTGTTTTTTGTAAAACACTTTACCATAAGTTTATTATAATTTGGGTAATTTCCAATGCCActccctgaagaatgccaatattagagggacacctcatctctttcaccaaattagactcggacccttTACCGTCAGTCAcggttaaggaatataccttatatgctgatgtcagcaataatattttatttaaaataccaaaatgctcttattaaatatgaagtacctaaattacccttataataagttactatttctttccCCCTTTCACTGGGGATCGTTCAAAGCTGCGACGACGGACGGCGACCCGCATGACCTCTGTGAAAAGGCCGAACCCTCACCTCTCAAAACCTGCAACTTTCTAGCTTCTTCAGATCGCAGCTCCATTATGCCCGTCCCACCAAAACATCCACTTTAAGCAAACCCCACCTTCCCAGGCCTCCTaaaccaagaagaaaaattggaaacgGAGCTCCATTTATCTCTCCCTATCTATTTCGCTTTTGATTTCTATCTTTCATTGAgagtattttctttttctcttctgttctcCACCCCTAATGTGCCCACCATGGAGAAGATCACCAAGTCGAAATGCACTCCAACGTATTCAAAACCAGAAGCTCCATTCTTTGAATCACCTTTGTTTCAAAATTAAATTCTTCCACATGAAACTTTGATAACGCAGGTACCCTGCATTCCCCCATCTTTGCAGCCAGAGTTAACACGCCACCGATAGTAAAGCTATAGCCCATGGTTCCCACTCTGTCATCAACAAATACATTCAAATacccataaaaaagaaaaaagaaaaaagagagagacattttttcttgaaaaatcatCAGAGGCAGTTCATTCCTTACATCAATGGTTGGTTTTGAAAGAAACCGATAAAAATAAGTGATAGACAAAAAATTTATTTGGAAACGAAAGCCGAAGAATGCCGATGTACCTACCGCCGGCGTTCCTtccgtttcttcttctcttgcagaTTGTCTCTGCTTttgggttacttttttattccccTCTGTAGGTCTAAGAGTTTCTGTTTTTTGAATCAGACAGGGGCAGGTACGTCGGCGGAgcagaagagatccaacaacttCACGAGACCTGAGAGCTGAAGAGGTTTGTCGAAGGTTTTCCGACGGCGCAGACAGGTATTTGCGACGAATGCAGAGGGCATCGCTTCGTGTTGTGCGATCAGTGCAACGGGAGAAAGCCAAGGGAACGGATGAAGGCCTGAACTAGCCCTATCATCGTAGTACAACTCAAAGGCTCCCCATTCgctgccaccaccaccaacttTGGGCCCACCGCCATCAGCAGGCCTACCTACTCTCtggaagagagaaacaaaatagaagaattgggttaaaatgtGTTTCAATGAGAagggtataacggtcattttaTCTCTTGACTCACCAgtgactgacggcagggggtccaaatctaatttggtgaaaaagagggggtgtccctctaatattggcattctccagggggtggcgttgtaaattacacttataatttttgtaaatgtccaattttaacttcaaTTTGCACGGTTTACTAGGCCATTGATGGGATTTATTTTCCAATCATGTCGTTCACAGCCCGTTCCAAGGTCATTTTGTTTGAAACTCCATTATTCCCTTGGGCTGGAATGCTCGATTGAGATCAGCTAGGCTCACCCCAGTGCGGTCAACCTAcattctttctcagaatttgtGGGTgggtctctcttttttttttttatatcaaaattAATTCAACAAAAACACAAGGGCATGAACAATATAACATTCATTTATAAGGGTGTTGCTGTATGGtgtcttgtattctattacaatctAATTTAAGGTGCATGACTTTTGGTATTAGGggttttcgctatatatttgttgtGAGGTTCTTTTTCTCTATAAGCAATCTgaaagaggtgtgaggacgatggttataaccctattctccattgattgtGAAGCAGAGATCTCATTTCACCAAGGACGTAAgtaatcttgccgaacctcataaatctgtgtacattatttgtttttgtttttccattcttttttgcattattttaggATTACATTTTTATAAGGTGTTGGGCTGATCCAACTAAGGATTCCGAGTTTTTAACCACTGGGCCGGTGGGCCCACATCCCTACCAAATGTTTAGGAGGATAAGTAGTGCCCGAACACAACAACTTGGATTAGGGAGTGTTGAGCTGAAGCCCAAACCAATAGAAATTACTTGAGCCCGTAGCCAGATCGGTTTTTTGAGGTTGGGagttaatttattattttttttataaatgtaaaattaaaaaaaatttaacaccATTGGCACGTATAGGATATggaataataaataatacataACAGATGTATTTCATTCACACACACACGGACATGTACACATGTATACTTGTAGTTTTCTTCGGGCTTGGACTTGGAAGGGTTTCAGATTACTAAAGGCCTTAACCTAAGCCTTACAcaattggatttttctttttgttggagCCCATCCTGTCGCAGGCCAGCCCAGCACAGGGGTCCACAAGCCGAGAAGAAACAGTTTAAACTCCTTAAGAACGGATCTATTTATCTTTTGCAGCTTCTTGTTGGAAGGTTTTTCCTTTCAGGCTTGATGCATTTTCTATTCAGACTGTTGATTTTAGAacaataattgatttttttattttgaattacaGAATGACCTTGACCATCAGGATTATCAAATTCAATGGTCATCACTTCTTTGGCAAATTTGGAAATCAAAAAATCAAGTATTCTTTAACTTTGTTTCTCTAAATTTGAAGTCTACTATTTCAGTTTTTCATCATCCTGTAAAAGAGAATAGATTGGGTATGATTCGTATTGCTATTTCTTGCCCTCCCCTTCATGATAACTTCCCTTATTACGTAGCTACTGACTTTCAATTTTCATCTCTCCCACAAGACAATGTTGTTGCTTTTGTTGATGGAGTGTGATTATCAAACTCTCAGAAAGGTGTGAAAGGAGCCATCATTTATGATAGGGGAAATATGTTCATTAGAGTTGAGTGCAAACTTGGTTGGGGTCATTCAATTGCAGCCATGGAAGCTGATGGAGTTTGTAACACTGTTTTCTAATTGCTAAGAGCCTCTTATCTAGGCTCTTAATGGCATCTCTCCCTCTCAATTGGGCAACCTTAGAAATAGTCAATGATATCTTTGCACTTTCTCTAGATTTTACATGTTATTCTAACAGGGAAGCTCTTCCTTGCaaatggtgttttttttttttttttagctcatATATCCGCAGGAGTTACTCCCGTTATTGGAAAATCTGGTTTTCTGAATTAacttgaaataacctagagggggggtgaataggttatactagtgaaattttaactcttttcgatgtatagaacacaagtgtgattgtaatttaaaacaatgcggaataaataaaataggcacaatcacacaacacaatatttatagtggttcgactcaatccgagtctagtccactccctacaagaatcctcttgtaaggtattccactagtactccctttcagtacagtaggtagggaagaaaacctttacaatctttttcacggataagagtatccttacaaatctcctttacaggcagagagacacctttacaatctcctttacaggtagagatgcacctacaatctcctttaaggtagagagacaccttacaatctcttaaggatgagagggtcctcacacaagcctaagtacagtctagacttaatgtaaaatagaaaatggagaagtggaataaaagagaattacctccggtgtggtgcaaatgaaatatgcaatgatgatagaatgaatgcaccttttgaagtcttcttgatgcttgtaatgtaaatgccaagatgtagacgAAGACTTGttgatggtcttgagttcctcttgaatgtaaaatgaagaacttgaactcaagaaatggtgtagaccaattctcacttctaatactcaaataatgcttctctgaagttgagattaattgttgattaatgagtagtattagaggtatttataggtgagcttagtgaagcattttaggcagggaatcaagctctaacggacatattctgtgtctaccggtcgaccgccatcggtagccggtcgaccgccaagagccgttgaggcaaaatatagccgttggggcacttccaggcagtcaccggtcgaccgggacttttaTCCGGTcgatcgcctatggtctcggacatgtccggtcgaccggggcttccagccggtcgacctcctatggtctcggacatgtccggtcgaccggggcttccagccggtcgaccgccaacatgacatgctctgttttgacagactgctgtcatactgaccagtcatcagtgtcttgaccataacttttcggtccgacttcagaatgatctgagatcagttgcattagaatcacaactcaatttcctacaacttctatgaagaaTTCATCTCCTAATTCTgattttaagattccctaaaatacccttgatcaggttactgtgtgttccacaccacttagagactttccatacctagtcAAGACATGCTCTAtagtcattctaatatgatgcaatgcacatgcatgaggtgagtgcatataagtaggtagacattacaaattacattgtaagtaacttaatctatcctagtgatcttcttcttcacttgaatcttccattctttggcccttcatcttctttccttcttgtttgttgtttcatgtctttaagcttagcttcatgtcttgattcgacctttgaTCTTCTAAGGATTTCTTCAAGCTTAATCACAttatcaatcaagttaaagatgtatgtttgtttgttaacaccaaaacatggcaaggagtgtggacatgtttcccaacaatctccccatggcaaggagtgtggacatgtttcccaacaatctccccctttttggtgatgacaaacaaacatagacaatgaaaccaaatataagaaataatttgactatctctgtgtaaagatcaataggataatgaaatgcagagccagaaagtaaacaaggatagatacagtcatttccataaaaaatttagcatttccataaacaatttaaAGATAATACTATCATTTTCATTGTCAGAAGTAGATAATACTATCATTTTCATTGTCAGAAGTAAATCTTaaatcttctccccct
This genomic stretch from Macadamia integrifolia cultivar HAES 741 chromosome 2, SCU_Mint_v3, whole genome shotgun sequence harbors:
- the LOC122057639 gene encoding TIR-only protein-like; amino-acid sequence: MLSILRYALGVYRRWKGSESRIIVCSSPPPFDVFINHRGVDTKRNVAALLYDRFLHLKLNPFLDYRSMKPGDELKEVIETAIRNCKVGVAFISPNYCTSENCLHELALLMECKKKVIPIFYDINPSALVLVDNGSFPAKHLHRFRLALELAKGRVGISFDSSIGDWSILLKQISDRVMEVLIELDQRQ